One window from the genome of Methyloradius palustris encodes:
- a CDS encoding HlyD family type I secretion periplasmic adaptor subunit produces MVNEVTKPSGLSPEALDFAPSLLAIQESPPARLPRAVMYSVSLLFVILLIWAFVGKLNIIASAEGKLVPKDYVKIVQPSDAGIVQEILVNEGESVKAGQVLMRMDTKVAEADSKTIGNDLAIRALQLRRIDAELNGKPLVKKSDDAIDRYREVDAQYHDRRQSYIDSLAQAQQALEKSRREYDSAQEVLTKLEQVTPLAKEQADAYADMGKKGYAPQTDVRDKQRDYLEKAQDLRAQQSTLASLAAAVSQSQKQIDQITSKYRSDLQNERVDAEEQYQKLQQEWTKQVHKNDLLELRAPEAGIVKDLATHTIGTVVSPGTVLLSIVPLDEPLVAEVMVKNDDVGFVYPHQHVKVKLAPYPFEQYGMLDGEVTRIEADSDNDAQQQSKDSSKDGKQPPPASIYKAIITLDTQVLKSDAQNFKLVPGMQVIAEINQGSRSVIKFLLSPVTKTLDESGHER; encoded by the coding sequence ATGGTCAACGAGGTAACAAAACCTTCGGGGCTATCCCCGGAGGCGCTGGACTTTGCGCCCAGCCTGCTTGCGATACAGGAGAGTCCGCCAGCACGTCTGCCGCGCGCAGTTATGTACAGTGTCAGCCTGCTGTTCGTCATCCTATTGATCTGGGCCTTTGTTGGTAAGCTCAACATCATCGCCAGTGCCGAAGGCAAGCTCGTTCCAAAGGATTACGTCAAAATCGTCCAGCCATCAGACGCCGGTATCGTGCAGGAGATACTGGTGAATGAAGGAGAAAGCGTCAAGGCTGGCCAGGTACTCATGCGCATGGATACCAAGGTCGCCGAAGCAGATTCAAAGACCATAGGCAATGATCTCGCTATTCGCGCGCTGCAATTACGACGTATAGATGCCGAACTCAATGGCAAGCCGTTAGTAAAAAAATCAGATGACGCGATTGACCGTTACCGCGAAGTAGATGCGCAATATCACGATCGTCGGCAATCCTATATCGACTCCCTGGCACAAGCTCAACAAGCCTTGGAAAAATCCCGCCGTGAATATGACTCTGCCCAGGAGGTCCTGACTAAACTTGAGCAGGTGACCCCCTTGGCCAAAGAGCAGGCGGATGCTTATGCCGACATGGGTAAAAAAGGATATGCCCCACAGACCGATGTTCGTGACAAGCAACGTGATTACCTAGAGAAGGCACAGGACCTTCGCGCCCAGCAATCCACACTGGCTAGTCTTGCAGCAGCAGTCAGTCAGTCCCAGAAACAGATTGACCAGATCACCTCAAAATACCGCAGTGATCTGCAGAATGAACGTGTCGATGCTGAAGAACAATACCAGAAACTGCAACAGGAATGGACCAAGCAGGTGCACAAGAACGACCTGCTGGAGTTACGGGCGCCAGAGGCTGGTATTGTCAAGGATCTGGCCACTCACACTATCGGTACCGTAGTGTCTCCAGGGACAGTATTGCTATCCATTGTTCCTCTTGATGAACCCCTGGTTGCAGAAGTAATGGTCAAGAATGATGATGTCGGTTTTGTCTATCCGCATCAGCATGTGAAAGTGAAGTTAGCGCCTTACCCCTTCGAGCAATATGGCATGCTGGACGGTGAAGTCACACGCATTGAGGCGGATAGTGATAATGATGCCCAGCAGCAATCCAAAGACTCTTCGAAGGATGGCAAACAGCCACCTCCTGCTTCCATCTATAAAGCCATCATCACTTTGGATACCCAAGTTCTTAAGTCTGATGCACAGAACTTCAAGCTGGTTCCTGGTATGCAGGTCATCGCTGAGATCAATCAGGGTAGCCGGAGTGTCATCAAGTTCCTGCTATCCCCAGTCACCAAGACCCTTGATGAAAGTGGGCATGAACGTTGA